From the genome of Neodiprion pinetum isolate iyNeoPine1 chromosome 3, iyNeoPine1.2, whole genome shotgun sequence, one region includes:
- the LOC124213657 gene encoding fatty acid synthase-like isoform X2, producing MDPMSRMLLEHTYEAIVDAGVNPEQLRRTNTGVFVGACYNDSAHEWVYSTLKVDGLGLLGCSKAMMANRLSQWLGCTGPSYTVDTACGSSLFAMDSAYRAIRTGECEAAIVAAANLSLHPNVSHQFFHIGVLSPDGRCKSFDNEANGYARSEAVCVVYLQKSKDAKRNYANVVYTKTNCDGFKKEGITYPSCTMQQTLLEEFYVECKIPPSSMAFVEAHGTGTSVGDPVELEAIDKVFCPGRTTPLRIGSVKSNMGHSEPTSGLCSIAKVLIAMESGYIPPNLNYNHPHEGVEALKTGRIQVITEPTLWEGGYVGINSFGFGGSNAHVLLKSNVKEKIRNGSPDDDMPRLVVVSGRTVEAVNTLLDDLESRPVDVEYVSLFHDLHATEIPGHPYRGYTILPSRGVSRKNVRDVQYYSGAKLSTTLIFDGFGSEWVKIGQSLLQVPVFAKALQKCNSVLRSYGVDIFDILNAKDLKSINNITNSLVGTTAIQIGLVDVLSSLGIAPDYVIGYSDGILGCAYADGCLTAEQAVLVAHFKGNLLTKGGEWLESSANDICNHEDLTPLPKPNSEVINDVVTENSSSGKQEKCRKNFTTKAYVEFDGNETYTGITNHGQNIVAAGPKILTYLRRVIPNPKPRSQKWMQSNKCENSSDRLFSPEYCFKNIMNPVKFENVSSLIPENAITIRMGPHNCLPMNRINITLTQGGTENYLEFLLIAIGKMYEIGLNPQMSKFYPKVQYPVSRETPTISPLVRWDHTEDWWVTRCDKIEKLTTGERVVHINLAEDEFEAMAGHVVDGRNLVPATGYLKSIWQTVAMMQAQRYDETSVVFENVKFHRATTIPKKGDLTLELTVHKGSGRFEVVEGGTSVVTGFVRTVLNAASERTRSELLPENSDELVLTSRDIYKELRLRGYQYAGLFRGLKQASVKGTKGLIAWERHWEAFMDNMLQIKILGIDTRGLFVPTGIQKLVIDAKAHSNQLRSMPDKEKVFSVEFHKDMDIIISGGVEIRGLKASAIPRRRPHGDPVLENYKFVAHRDKADTELQVVTNIATQIVLENHSTLKIKTIELFGVVENLLSECLISPLIQKVLNNLPLLQADINVIAPLHEIAIDAVPDGITILEPKKLSAELDALLVVTHGLLWHKDARVLKEVQAVIKDTGFILAREPLNANVDSLRSVVSENFDVILEKSTSKELLLLLRRKQQLFPLTTVVRVNNDEFTWIETLQAALKGEKDKAVRYRNRVLLVSEGDYESGLIGLVNCLRKEPGGEIVRGLLIQDSQAPKFSLNDPFYSQQLQLDLALNVLRPGKLWGSYRFFPMEPLALKPVYHAQINQYTRGDLSTLNWVEGTIQPDEQQRDIIKVHYSSLNFRDVMLATGKLVEVAPKTRQEHGNLIGFEFSGRDSNGRAVMGMVRTGALSNLCVCDRDLLWAVPDSWTLEDAATVPVVYGTAYYALMLSGKMKKGDKVLIHAGTGGVGQAAITLALHEGCEVFTTVGTPEKREFIRKQFPQIDDDHIGNSRDTSFEQLILRKTRGRGVDIVLNSLAEEKLQASVRCLATGGRFLEIGKFDLAADNPIGMEAFLKGISFHGIFLDTLFTASSIEKMKLAAMLTEGMKAGAIKPLIRTVFPIDQVEAAFRYMAAGKHIGKVIVKSSNDANVHLPLALPRYYCSKDGSYLILGGLGGFGLELADWLVFRGARKLVFTSRKGISTGYQRMRIDIWKSYGVEILVVAGEDASSHEGCEAILKKAAALGPVYAIFNLAVVLRDALYEDQTVESFEESFRAKARATKQLDKLSRTLCPELKQFVIFSSVSCGRGNVGQTNYGMANSIMERICERRAAENLPGLAVQWGAIGDVGLVADMNEEHKELVIGGTLQQRIISCLQVLDGFLQQNCPVVSSMVVADKATHCHGAGNIIETVLNIMGLKDLKTISMHTPLSELGMDSMTAVEIKQTLERDFDVILTTSDIRVLNFDKLQKIAMKDSIENERQTRTVQEIDEFAGTKLLIRRLDVDKLDKNIYVHLTTEAETGKEVFMLPGIEGTCTVFKSLASKLKSPAICFQPTAVPTSLTSIHEMTDYFIPHINSKSNERREFVLVGYSFGSIFAVELARRLENQGFTGRLVLLDGSPFYTKALAGSLLEKSDEEMQFYTIMAMMNSVAPLSVAKLTSELQNCSSWDEKLTVFMRNLPEHLQLNVTPDDQKIICSSIYSRLKALKSYECSELPPIKSSIILVKPKISEYSVSSEDYELGSVTSANVKIYYANGNHLTMLDDDICAAAVNGELADDVIRNSSDA from the exons ATGGATCCTATGTCTAGAATGCTGTTGGAACACACTTACGAAGCTATCGTCGACGCTGGAGTTAATCCAGAGCAGCTTCGTCGAACTAATACTGGTGTCTTTGTCGGCGCTTGCTACAATGACTCGGCACACGAGTGGGTGTACTCAACATTGAAG GTGGACGGACTGGGTTTATTGGGCTGCAGCAAGGCCATGATGGCTAACCGACTCTCTCAATGGTTGGGATGTACAGGACCCAGCTACACTGTGGATACAGCGTGTGGTTCCAGTTTATTCGCTATGGATAGTGCGTACAGGGCAATTAGAACTGGCGAATGTGAAGCAGCCATCGTTGCAGCTGCCAACCTGTCACTCCATCCGAATGTGTCACATCAGTTCTTTCATATTG GTGTACTTTCTCCCGACGGACGCTGCAAGTCATTTGACAATGAAGCGAATGGCTACGCCCGAAGTGAAGCTGTATGTGTTGTCTATCTCCAGAAATCGAAGGATGCAAAACGTAATTACGCAAATGTCGTATACACCAAAACTAATTGCGATGGTTTCAAAAAAGAGGGCATCACGTATCCGTCGTGCACGATGCAACAAACATTACTTGAGGAATTTTACGTCGAGTGCAAAATCCCACCGTCGAGTATGGCATTCGTAGAAGCACATGGGACCGGAACATCAGTTGGTGACCCTGTGGAGCTCGAAGCTATCGACAAAGTATTCTGCCCCGGTCGAACTACTCCGCTACGAATTGGTTCAGTCAAGTCAAATATGGGCCATTCCGAACCAACAAGTGGACTTTGTTCTATAGCCAAG GTTCTCATTGCTATGGAGAGTGGATACATTCcgccaaatttaaattataatcaTCCACATGAAGGAGTCGAAGCTTTGAAAACTGGTCGCATCCAAGTTATCACTGAACCAACACTGTGGGAAGGCGGTTACGTTGGCATAAACTCTTTCGGCTTTGGAGGTAGTAACGCACACGTGCTTCTGAAGTCGAATGTGAAAGAGAAGATCAGAAATGGCTCACCTGATGACGATATGCCCAGACTTGTTGTCGTATCCGGGCGAACAGTGGAAGCTGTGAATACTTTGTTGGACGAT CTCGAGAGCAGACCAGTAGATGTGGAATACGTCAGCCTTTTCCATGATTTACACGCTACAGAGATTCCCGGCCATCCATACCGTGGATACACGATACTTCCTTCCCGAGGCGTATCGAGGAAAAACGTGAGAGATGTACAATATTACTCGGGTGCAAAACTGTCGACTACGCTGATTTTCGATGGATTTGGTTCTGAGTGGGTAAAAATTG GTCAAAGTCTGTTGCAAGTCCCGGTATTTGCCAAGGCTCTACAGAAGTGCAACAGCGTTCTCAGATCTTACGGCGTGGACATTTTTGATATTCTCAACGCCAAAGATCTGAAATCCATCAACAACATTACAAACTCGCTTGTTGGTACCACTGCAATACAG ATTGGTTTAGTCGATGTATTATCATCCTTAGGGATCGCGCCGGATTACGTTATTGGGTATTCAGATGGAATCTTGGGCTGTGCGTACGCCGATGGTTGTTTGACTGCGGAACAGGCAGTTCTGGTGGCACACTTCAAAGGAAATCTACTCACAAAAGGAGGAGAATGGCTCGAATCTTCAGCAAACGATATTTGTAATCATGAAGATTTGACGCCTCTGCCGAAGCCGAATTCTGAAGTCATTAATGACGTTGTTACGGAGAATTCTTCATCTGGCAAGCAAGAGAAAtgtcggaaaaattttacaactaaG GCTTACGTTGAATTTGATGGAAATGAGACCTACACCGGCATTACCAATCACGGTCAAAATATCGTAGCAGCTGGTCCGAAAATACTAACTTACTTGCGACGAGTTATTCCGAATCCAAAACCGCGTAGCCAGAAGTGGATGCAAAGCAACAAGTGCGAAAATAGTTCGGATCGGCTTTTCTCGCCTGAGTACTGCtttaaaaacataatgaaCCCAgttaaattcgaaaatgtatCAAGCCTGATACCGGAAAATGCAATAACGATTCGAATGGGACCGCATAATTGCCTACCAATGAACAGAATCAATATCACTTTGACTCAAGGTGGAACTGAAAACTACCTGGAATTCTTACTTATTGCCATTGGGAAAATGTATGAAATCGGTTTGAATCCACAAATGAGTAAGTTTTACCCCAAGGTTCAATATCCGGTCAGCCGTGAGACTCCTACTATTTCCCCGTTGGTACGTTGGGACCATACCGAGGACTGGTGGGTCACGCGTTGTGATAAGATTGAGAAACTTACAACTGGAGAGAGAGTCGTTCATATAAACCTCGCTGAAGATGAGTTTGAAGCGATGGCAGGGCATGTTGTCGATGGAAGAAACTTGGTACCTGCAACTGGTTACCTGAAAAGCATTTGGCAAACAGTGGCAATGATGCAAGCACAACGATATGACGAAACTTCGGTGGTATTCGAAAACGTCAAATTTCACCGGGCTACTACTATTCCAAAAAAGGGTGATCTTACACTCGAACTCACGGTTCACAAAG GCTCAGGTAGATTTGAAGTCGTCGAAGGTGGTACTTCTGTGGTCACGGGGTTCGTTCGCACCGTTTTAAACGCCGCTTCAGAACGCACTAGGTCCGAGTTGTTACCGGAAAACAGCGATGAACTCGTCCTGACAAGTAGAGATATCTACAAAGAGTTGCGACTTAGGGGATATCAGTATGCGGGATTGTTTCGGGGCTTAAAACAGGCATCGGTCAAAGGAACCAAAGGTCTTATAGCATGGGAAAGGCATTGGGAAGCCTTCATGGATAATATGctgcaaataaaaattcttggaATTGACACTCGAGGCTTATTCGTTCCCACCGGTATTCAGAAGCTTGTTATTGACGCAAAGGCGCATTCTAATCAGCTCCGATCAATGCCCGATAAAGAGAAAG TATTCTCAGTGGAGTTTCACAAAGATATGGACATTATCATCTCAGGAGGAGTAGAAATACGTGGGCTGAAAGCTAGTGCTATTCCCCGAAGAAGACCGCATGGAGACCCGGTTCTTGAGAATTACAAGTTTGTAGCGCATCGCGATAAAGCTGACACGGAACTCCAAGTGGTGACGAACATTGCTACGCAGATAGTGCTTGAGAATCATTCCactctgaaaataaaaaccataGAATTGTTTGGCGTAGTCGAAAATTTGTTATCTGAATGTTTGATATCTCCTCTGATCCAGAaggttttaaataatttaccaTTATTACAAGCCGACATAAATGTCATCGCTCCACTCCACGAAATTGCGATTGATGCAGTACCCGACGGTATTACAATCTTGGAACCTAAAAAATTGTCCGCCGAACTAGATGCCCTTCTAGTTGTTACCCATGGACTGCTTTGGCACAAGGATGCCAGAGTGTTGAAAGAGGTCCAAGCGGTCATAAAAGACACAGGTTTTATACTTGCCAGAGAGCCACTGAATGCGAATGTTGATAGTCTTCGAAGTGTCGTGAGCGAAAACTTTGATGTCATTCTTGAGAAATCTACGTCAAAAGAATTACTACTTCTTCTACGTAGAAAACAACAACTGTTTCCATTGACTACCGTGGTAAGAGTCAACAACGATGAATTCACATGGATCGAGACTCTGCAAGCTGCTCTGAAGGGGGAGAAAGATAAAGCCGTTCGTTACAGAAACCGAGTACTTCTTGTAAGTGAAGGAGATTACGAAAGTGGACTCATAGGACTGGTTAACTGCTTGCGAAAAGAACCAGGCGGTGAAATTGTGCGAGGACTGTTGATTCAAGATTCGCAAGCTCCGAAGTTCTCTTTAAACGATCCATTCTACTCGCAGCAATTACAACTAGACCTGGCCCTCAATGTTCTACGTCCAGGAAAATTATGGGGATCTTATCGGTTTTTCCCGATGGAACCATTGGCACTCAAACCAGTTTACCATGCTCAGATAAATCAGTATACGCGTGGTGATTTGAGCACACTTAATTGGGTTGAAGGTACAATTCAGCCTGACGAACAGCAGAGAGATATTATCAAGGTACATTATTCATCGTTAAACTTCCGTGATGTTATGCTGGCTACCGGAAAATTAGTGGAAGTGGCCCCAAAAACGAGACAAGAGCATGGAAACTTAATTGGATTTGAATTCTCTGGACGAGATTCAAACGGTCGCGCAGTAATGGGAATGGTCCGGACCGGGGCCTTGTCAAATTTGTGTGTCTGCGACAGGGATCTTCTTTGGGCGGTGCCGGATAGCTGGACGTTGGAGGACGCAGCTACGGTGCCTGTTGTTTATGGAACGGCCTATTACGCGCTCATGTTGAGTGGTAAGATGAAGAAAGGAGACAAAGTGTTGATACACGCCGGAACCGGTGGTGTTGGACAAGCAGCGATAACTTTGGCACTTCACGAAGGCTGCGAAGTTTTTACTACCGTGGGTACACCAGAAAAACGAGAGTTCATCAGAAAACAATTTCCACAAATCGATGACGATCATATCGGAAATTCTCGAGATACGAGTTTCGAGCAACTGATTCTGCGGAAAACTCGTGGACGAGGCGTGGATATCGTGTTGAATTCCTTGGCAGAAGAAAAGTTACAAGCATCTGTTCGTTGTTTAGCAACGGGTGGACGTTTCCTAGAAATTGGTAAATTTGATCTTGCGGCAGACAATCCTATTGGAATGGAAGCTTTTCTGAAGGGCATCAGTTTCCATGGAATTTTCTTGGATACCTTATTTACCGCTTCctctattgaaaaaatgaaactggcAGCAATGCTCACTGAGGGAATGAAGGCTGGTGCAATTAAGCCTCTCATTCGTACCGTATTTCCAATAGACCAAGTCGAAGCTGCATTTCGATACATGGCAGCTGGAAAACACATCGGAAAG GTGATTGTAAAATCTAGTAACGATGCCAATGTTCACCTTCCTCTTGCACTTCCTCGTTACTACTGTTCAAAAGATGGCAGTTATCTGATTCTGGGTGGCCTTGGTGGCTTTGGTCTTGAGCTAGCAGATTGGCTCGTATTTCGGGGAGCtagaaaattagttttcaccTCCCGAAAGGGAATTAGTACTGGGTATCAACGTATGCGCATTGACATTTGGAAAAGCTACGGAGTCGAAATTCTCGTAGTAGCGGGAGAGGATGCCTCATCCCACGAGGGCTGCGAGGCCATTCTGAAAAAAGCGGCAGCGCTTGGTCCAGTATATGCTATTTTCAACCTGGCTGTTGTATTGAGGGACGCCCTCTACGAAGATCAAACCGTAGAATCATTCGAAGAATCCTTCAGAGCCAAGGCTAGGGCTACCAAACAGTTGGATAAATTATCAAGAACGTTGTGCCCTGAATTAAAGCAATTTGTGATATTCTCGTCAGTGTCTTGTGGCAGAGGTAATGTTGGACAAACCAATTATGGAATGGCCAATTCCATCATGGAAAGAATATGCGAGAGAAGAGCGGCAGAGAACTTGCCTGGTTTAGCCGTTCAGTGGGGGGCGATTGGTGACGTTGGCCTGGTAGCTGACATGAATGAAGAACACAAGGAGCTTGTCATAGGCGGCACCCTACAACAGAGAATTATCTCATGTCTGCAAGTGCTCGACGGTTTCTTACAACAGAACTGTCCAGTCGTATCCAGCATGGTGGTTGCCGACAAAGCTACTCATTGTCATGGAGCTGGAAATATCATCGAGACAGTCCTAAATATAATGG GATTGAAGGACCTCAAAACAATCAGTATGCACACACCATTGTCGGAGCTAGGGATGGATTCTATGACGGCAGTTGAAATTAAACAGACTTTGGAACGTGATTTTGACGTAATCCTAACCACATCCGATATTCGTGTTCTCAATTTCGACAAGCTTCAAAAAATAGCTATGAAAGATAGCATAGAAAACGAAAGACAAACAAGAACGGTGCAGGAAATAGATGAGTTTGCTGGCACCAAGCTGCTTATTCGTAGGTTAGACGTGGACAAGctcgataaaaatatttacgtgcACCTGACAACTGAAGCTGAGACTGGAAAAGAAGTCTTTATGCTGCCTGGAATCGAGGGAACGTGTACCGTATTCAAATCGTTGGCTAGTAAACTCAAATCTCCAGCGATTTGTTTCCAGCCTACAGCAGTTCCGACGAGTTTAACGTCGATTCACGAAATGACTGATTATTTTATCCCT CATATTAACTCAAAGAGCAACGAGCGCAGAGAATTTGTATTAGTCGGATACTCCTTTGGAAGTATTTTTGCCGTGGAGCTTGCAAGGCGTTTGGAAAACCAAGGGTTCACAGGTCGCCTCGTGCTGCTTGATGGTTCACCTTTCTATACAAAAGCACTCGCCGGATCTTTGCTTGAAAAATCTGATGAAGAGATGCAATTTTATACCATAATGGCGATGATGAATAGTGTGGCACCCTTGTCCGTCGCAAAA CTTACCTCAGAATTGCAAAATTGCAGTAGTTGGGATGAGAAATTAACAGTGTTTATGAGAAATTTGCCCGAACATTTGCAGTTGAATGTCACACCAGatgatcaaaaaatcatttgcTCATCTATTTATTCTCGACTGAAAGCTCTCAAGAGTTATGAGTGTTCAGAATTACCACCCATAAAATCTTCCATCATCCTCGTGAAACCTAAAATATCCGAGTATTCTGTTTCATCAGAGGACTACGAATTAGGATCG GTCACTTCGGCTAATGTGAAAATATACTACGCGAATGGCAATCACTTAACAATGCTGGATGATGATATTTGCGCAGCCGCTGTTAACGGAGAACTTGCAGATGATGTGATACGTAATTCAAGCGATGCGTAA